In Sphingomonas sp. G-3-2-10, a single window of DNA contains:
- the bioB gene encoding biotin synthase BioB produces the protein MIRTDWTREEIAALFDMPFLDLVYEAASIHRAHHPRNEVQLSTLLSIKTGGCVEDCGYCNQSASAETGLKATKLMDVRAVLQAAAQAKDNGSSRFCMGAAWRSPKDRDMPAIVEMVKGVRQMGLETCMTLGMLSETQAAQLAEAGLDYYNHNIDTSPENYANVITTRTFEDRIETLENVRGAGINVCSGGIVGMGEKREDRVGFLHALATMPHPESVPINALVPVKGTVLGDMLADTPLAKIDEIEFVRTVAVARIVMPLSMVRLSAGRESMSDETQALCFMAGANSIFTGDKLLTTGNAGDDKDSALFARLGVKAMDVAPHAHLEAAE, from the coding sequence ATGATTCGTACCGACTGGACCCGCGAGGAAATCGCCGCGCTGTTCGACATGCCGTTCCTCGACCTTGTGTACGAGGCGGCGTCGATCCATCGCGCGCATCATCCGCGCAACGAAGTGCAACTCTCGACGCTGCTGTCGATCAAGACCGGCGGCTGCGTCGAGGATTGCGGCTATTGCAACCAGTCGGCCAGCGCGGAAACGGGCCTGAAGGCCACCAAGCTGATGGACGTTCGCGCGGTGCTGCAGGCAGCGGCGCAGGCGAAGGATAACGGATCCTCGCGCTTCTGCATGGGCGCCGCCTGGCGAAGCCCCAAGGACCGCGACATGCCCGCCATCGTCGAGATGGTGAAGGGCGTGCGCCAGATGGGGCTGGAGACCTGCATGACGCTGGGGATGCTCAGCGAGACGCAGGCCGCCCAGCTCGCCGAAGCGGGGCTCGACTACTACAACCACAATATCGATACCTCGCCGGAGAATTACGCGAACGTCATCACGACGCGGACCTTCGAGGATCGCATCGAGACGCTGGAGAATGTCCGCGGCGCGGGGATCAACGTCTGCTCGGGCGGGATCGTCGGCATGGGCGAGAAGCGCGAGGATCGCGTCGGCTTCCTCCATGCGCTGGCGACGATGCCGCATCCCGAAAGCGTGCCGATCAACGCGCTGGTGCCGGTGAAGGGCACAGTACTGGGCGACATGCTGGCGGATACGCCGCTGGCGAAGATCGACGAGATCGAATTCGTGCGGACCGTCGCGGTGGCGCGGATCGTGATGCCGCTGTCGATGGTGCGGCTCTCTGCCGGGCGCGAGAGCATGTCGGACGAGACGCAGGCTTTGTGCTTCATGGCCGGGGCGAATTCGATCTTCACCGGCGACAAGCTGCTGACCACCGGCAATGCGGGCGACGACAAGGACAGCGCGCTGTTTGCGCGGCTGGGCGTCAAGGCGATGGACGTGGCGCCGCACGCGCATCTGGAAGCGGCTGAGTGA
- the scpA gene encoding methylmalonyl-CoA mutase produces MTDKPSLDQWSAAAEKEVKGKDLTWRTPEGIDVKPLYTAEDVAGIDPGLPGFAPFTRGVRASMYAGRPWTIRQYAGFSTAEESNAFYRRNLAAGQKGLSVAFDLATHRGYDSDHPRVTGDVGKAGVAIDTIEDMKILFDGIPLDQMSVSMTMNGAVIPILAFFIVAGEEQGVDRKLLDGTIQNDILKEFMVRNTYIYPPEPSMRIISDIFGYTSREMPKFNSISISGYHMQEAGATQVQELAFTIADGMEYVKYGVASGLDIDKFAGRLSFFFAIGMNFFMEIAKLRAARVLWHRVMTKLGAQDERSKMLRTHCQTSGVSLTEQDPYNNVMRTTIEAMAAMLGGTQSLHTNALDEAIALPTDFSARIARNTQIVIQEETGMTKVVDPLGGSYYVEALTQELVDKAWEIIERVEAEGGMAKAVAAGWPKAMIESAAAATAARIDRVDQVIVGVNKYKLAKEDPIDILDVDNVAVREAQIARINRVKAERDEAACQAALEALRTGAEGNANLLELAVECARKRATLGEISAAMEAGFGRYGTQPTPVQGIYGGAYADDVRWERLKDGVTATERRLGRKPRMLVAKMGQDGHDRGANLVSSAFGDLGFEVVPGPLFQTPAEAAVLALEKDVDVVGASSLAAGHKTLIPELIRELKEAGRADIKVIAGGVIPAQDYEFLREAGVQAIFGPGTNLVKAAEEVLRLLGHNMPPIEEAAE; encoded by the coding sequence ATGACCGACAAGCCCAGCCTCGACCAATGGTCCGCCGCTGCCGAGAAGGAAGTGAAGGGCAAGGACCTCACCTGGCGCACGCCGGAGGGGATCGACGTCAAGCCGCTCTACACGGCCGAGGATGTGGCGGGGATCGATCCCGGCCTGCCGGGCTTCGCGCCGTTCACCCGCGGGGTGCGCGCCTCGATGTATGCGGGGCGGCCCTGGACGATCCGGCAATATGCGGGCTTCTCGACCGCCGAGGAATCCAACGCCTTCTACCGGCGCAACCTTGCGGCGGGCCAGAAGGGGCTCAGCGTCGCCTTCGATCTGGCCACGCATCGCGGCTATGACAGCGATCATCCGCGCGTCACCGGCGATGTCGGCAAGGCCGGCGTGGCGATCGACACGATCGAGGACATGAAGATCCTGTTCGACGGGATTCCGCTCGATCAGATGTCGGTCAGCATGACGATGAACGGCGCGGTGATCCCGATCCTCGCCTTCTTCATCGTCGCGGGCGAGGAGCAGGGCGTCGACCGCAAGCTGCTCGACGGGACCATCCAGAACGACATCCTCAAGGAGTTCATGGTCCGCAACACGTATATCTACCCGCCCGAGCCCTCGATGCGGATCATCTCCGACATTTTCGGCTATACCAGCCGCGAGATGCCCAAGTTCAACAGCATCTCGATCAGCGGCTATCACATGCAGGAAGCCGGGGCGACGCAGGTCCAGGAACTGGCCTTCACCATCGCCGACGGCATGGAATATGTGAAATACGGCGTCGCCTCGGGCCTCGACATCGACAAGTTCGCCGGGCGTCTCAGCTTCTTCTTCGCGATCGGCATGAACTTCTTCATGGAGATCGCCAAGCTGCGCGCGGCGCGCGTGCTGTGGCATCGCGTGATGACCAAGCTGGGCGCGCAGGACGAGCGTTCGAAGATGCTGCGCACGCATTGCCAGACGTCGGGCGTCTCGCTGACCGAGCAGGATCCGTACAACAACGTCATGCGCACCACGATCGAGGCGATGGCGGCGATGCTGGGCGGCACCCAGTCGCTCCATACCAACGCGCTGGACGAAGCGATCGCGCTGCCCACCGACTTCTCCGCCCGCATCGCGCGCAATACGCAGATCGTGATCCAGGAAGAGACGGGGATGACCAAGGTCGTCGATCCCCTCGGCGGCTCTTACTATGTCGAGGCGCTGACCCAGGAACTGGTCGACAAGGCATGGGAGATCATCGAGCGCGTCGAGGCCGAAGGGGGCATGGCGAAGGCCGTCGCGGCGGGCTGGCCCAAGGCGATGATCGAGAGTGCCGCCGCCGCCACTGCCGCGCGGATCGACCGGGTCGATCAGGTGATCGTCGGCGTCAACAAGTACAAGCTGGCCAAGGAAGACCCGATCGACATCCTCGACGTGGACAACGTCGCGGTGCGGGAGGCGCAGATCGCGAGGATCAACCGAGTGAAGGCCGAGCGCGACGAAGCGGCCTGCCAGGCGGCGCTCGAAGCGTTGCGGACCGGCGCAGAAGGCAATGCCAATCTGCTCGAGCTGGCAGTGGAATGCGCCCGCAAGCGCGCGACCCTGGGCGAGATCAGCGCGGCGATGGAGGCAGGCTTTGGCCGCTACGGCACGCAGCCGACCCCGGTGCAGGGCATTTATGGCGGCGCCTATGCCGACGATGTGCGCTGGGAACGGCTGAAGGACGGCGTGACTGCCACCGAGCGCCGTCTGGGCCGCAAGCCGCGGATGCTGGTCGCCAAGATGGGGCAGGACGGGCATGACCGGGGCGCGAACCTTGTGTCGTCGGCGTTCGGCGATCTCGGCTTCGAAGTGGTGCCGGGCCCGCTGTTCCAGACGCCGGCCGAGGCCGCGGTGCTGGCGCTGGAGAAGGATGTCGACGTGGTCGGCGCATCGTCGCTGGCGGCAGGGCACAAGACGCTGATCCCCGAGCTGATCCGCGAGCTCAAGGAAGCGGGCAGGGCGGATATCAAGGTGATTGCGGGCGGCGTGATCCCGGCGCAGGATTATGAATTCCTGCGCGAAGCGGGCGTGCAGGCGATCTTCGGACCGGGTACGAACCTGGTGAAGGCGGCCGAGGAAGTGCTTCGGCTGCTGGGGCACAACATGCCCCCGATCGAGGAAGCCGCCGAATGA
- the mce gene encoding methylmalonyl-CoA epimerase, with protein MKLGRLNHVGVATPSIADSIAFYRDVMGASVVTEPFDLPAQGVKVCFVDTPNSQIELIEPLGEGSPIHGFLAKNPAGGQHHLCYEVPDIHEAKAWFEGKGAKVLGEPRIGAHGTLIFFVHPKDMGGVLTEIMETPKGEGH; from the coding sequence ATGAAACTCGGCCGCCTGAACCATGTTGGCGTCGCGACGCCTTCGATCGCGGACTCGATCGCATTCTATCGCGACGTGATGGGCGCGTCGGTCGTCACCGAGCCGTTCGATCTGCCCGCGCAGGGCGTGAAGGTGTGCTTCGTCGATACGCCCAACAGCCAGATCGAACTGATCGAGCCGCTGGGCGAAGGCTCGCCGATCCACGGCTTTCTCGCCAAGAACCCCGCGGGAGGGCAGCATCACCTCTGCTACGAAGTGCCCGATATCCACGAAGCCAAGGCATGGTTCGAGGGCAAGGGCGCCAAGGTTCTCGGCGAGCCGCGCATCGGCGCGCATGGGACGCTGATCTTCTTCGTGCACCCGAAGGATATGGGCGGCGTGCTGACCGAGATCATGGAGACGCCCAAGGGAGAGGGGCATTGA
- a CDS encoding acetyl-CoA C-acyltransferase, with translation MTDPVVILSYARTPMGSFQGSLSGATATELGAAAVKAAVERAGVDGADVERCYMGCVLPAGLGQAPARQAARYAGLGDHVEATTVNKMCGSGMMAAMMAADAIAAGSSDIVVAGGMESMSNAPYLSKKHRSGARIGHDTVYDHMMMDGLEDAYEPGKAMGVFAEATAGEYQLTREAQDDYAIESLTRAQKAQSSGAFDGEIVAVQVKTRKGFETVDKDEQPLKGDPSKIPSLKPAFVKDGTITAANASSISDGAAALVLARASVAEAKGLKPVATIVGHTAHARLPAHFTTAPVGAIEKLLKQTGWSVGDVDLFEINEAFACVTMFAMRDLGIPHEKVNIHGGATAMGHPIGASGARILSTLIAALQKTGGKRGIAALCIGGGEATAMAVELV, from the coding sequence ATGACCGATCCCGTCGTTATCCTCTCCTACGCCCGCACCCCGATGGGCAGTTTCCAGGGCAGCCTGTCGGGCGCGACCGCGACCGAACTGGGCGCGGCGGCGGTGAAGGCTGCGGTCGAGCGCGCGGGCGTGGACGGCGCCGATGTCGAGCGCTGCTATATGGGCTGCGTGCTGCCCGCAGGGCTCGGGCAGGCGCCGGCGCGTCAGGCGGCGCGCTATGCCGGTCTGGGCGACCATGTCGAGGCGACCACCGTCAACAAGATGTGCGGCAGCGGCATGATGGCGGCGATGATGGCCGCCGATGCGATCGCAGCGGGTAGCAGCGACATCGTCGTCGCGGGCGGCATGGAGAGCATGTCGAACGCGCCGTATCTCTCGAAGAAGCACCGCAGCGGCGCGCGGATCGGGCACGACACCGTCTATGATCACATGATGATGGACGGTCTCGAGGATGCGTACGAGCCGGGCAAGGCGATGGGCGTGTTCGCCGAAGCGACCGCAGGCGAATATCAGCTGACCCGCGAAGCGCAGGACGATTATGCGATCGAATCGCTGACCCGCGCGCAGAAGGCGCAGTCCTCGGGCGCGTTCGACGGCGAGATCGTCGCGGTGCAGGTGAAGACCCGCAAGGGCTTCGAGACGGTCGACAAGGACGAGCAGCCGCTGAAGGGCGATCCGTCGAAGATCCCCAGCCTGAAGCCCGCCTTCGTCAAGGACGGCACGATCACCGCAGCCAACGCCTCGTCGATCTCGGACGGCGCGGCGGCGCTGGTGCTGGCGCGTGCTTCGGTGGCGGAGGCCAAGGGGCTGAAGCCGGTGGCGACGATCGTCGGTCACACCGCGCATGCCCGTCTGCCCGCGCACTTCACCACCGCGCCGGTCGGCGCGATCGAGAAGCTGCTCAAGCAGACCGGCTGGAGCGTCGGCGATGTCGACCTGTTCGAGATCAACGAAGCCTTTGCCTGCGTCACCATGTTCGCGATGCGCGACCTCGGCATTCCGCACGAGAAGGTCAACATCCACGGCGGTGCGACCGCGATGGGCCACCCGATCGGCGCATCGGGCGCGCGCATCCTCTCGACGCTGATCGCGGCGCTGCAGAAGACCGGTGGCAAGCGGGGAATCGCGGCGTTGTGCATCGGCGGCGGCGAGGCGACGGCGATGGCGGTGGAACTGGTCTGA
- a CDS encoding acyl-CoA carboxylase subunit beta: MSSTIQELERRREAARAGGGEKRVAAQHGKGKLTARERIEVFLDEGSFEELDMYVEHNCVDFGMPDQVVPGDGVVTGSGTVNGRLVFVFSQDFTVFGGSLSERHAQKICKIMDMAMKVGAPVIGMNDSGGARIQEGVASLAGYAEVFQRNVLASGVVPQLSLIMGPCAGGAVYSPAMTDFIFMVKDSSYMFVTGPDVVKTVTNEVVTQEELGGAVTHTTKSSVADLALENDIEALLAARDFVDFLPASNKAEAPVRPCNDPWDRIEDSLDTLIPPSANQPYDMHELIRKTLDEGDFFELQPAHAANIIIGFGRIEGRTVGVVANQPMVLAGCLDINSSKKAARFVRFCDAFEIPIVTFVDVPGFLPGVGQEHSGIIKHGAKLLFAYAEATVPKITVITRKAYGGAYDVMSSKHLRGDLNYAWPTAEIAVMGAKGAVEIIFRGKTPEEIAERTAEYEARFANPFVAASKGFVDEVIMPHSTRRRIALGLRKLRNKKLENPWKKHDNIPL, from the coding sequence TTGTCCTCGACGATTCAGGAACTCGAACGGCGCCGTGAAGCGGCTCGCGCAGGCGGGGGCGAGAAACGCGTCGCGGCCCAGCATGGCAAAGGCAAGCTGACCGCGCGCGAGCGGATCGAAGTGTTTCTCGACGAAGGATCGTTCGAGGAGCTCGATATGTATGTCGAGCATAACTGCGTCGATTTCGGGATGCCCGATCAAGTGGTGCCGGGCGACGGCGTGGTGACCGGCAGCGGCACCGTCAACGGCCGGCTGGTGTTCGTGTTCAGCCAGGACTTCACCGTGTTCGGCGGGTCGCTGTCCGAGCGGCATGCGCAGAAGATCTGCAAGATCATGGACATGGCGATGAAGGTCGGCGCGCCGGTGATCGGCATGAACGACTCCGGCGGCGCGCGCATCCAGGAGGGCGTGGCTTCGCTCGCAGGCTATGCCGAAGTGTTCCAGCGCAACGTGCTGGCGTCGGGCGTGGTGCCGCAGCTCAGCCTCATCATGGGCCCCTGCGCGGGCGGCGCGGTCTATTCGCCGGCGATGACCGACTTCATCTTCATGGTGAAGGACTCGTCCTACATGTTCGTCACCGGGCCGGACGTGGTGAAGACCGTCACCAACGAAGTGGTGACGCAGGAGGAACTGGGCGGGGCGGTGACGCACACCACCAAATCCTCGGTCGCCGATCTGGCGCTGGAGAACGATATCGAGGCGCTGCTCGCGGCGCGCGATTTCGTCGATTTCCTGCCCGCGTCGAACAAGGCCGAAGCGCCGGTGCGGCCGTGCAACGATCCGTGGGATCGCATCGAGGACAGCCTCGACACGCTGATCCCGCCGAGCGCCAACCAGCCGTACGACATGCACGAGCTGATCCGGAAGACGCTGGACGAAGGCGATTTCTTCGAGCTTCAGCCGGCGCATGCGGCGAATATCATCATCGGCTTCGGCCGGATCGAGGGGCGCACCGTCGGCGTCGTCGCCAACCAGCCGATGGTGCTGGCGGGCTGCCTCGACATCAATTCGTCGAAGAAGGCGGCGCGGTTCGTGCGCTTCTGCGATGCGTTCGAGATTCCGATCGTGACCTTCGTCGACGTGCCGGGCTTCCTGCCGGGCGTGGGGCAGGAGCATAGCGGCATCATCAAGCACGGCGCCAAGCTGCTGTTCGCCTATGCCGAGGCGACCGTGCCGAAGATCACCGTCATCACGCGCAAGGCCTATGGCGGCGCGTACGACGTGATGAGCTCGAAGCATCTGCGCGGCGATCTCAACTATGCGTGGCCGACCGCGGAGATCGCAGTGATGGGCGCGAAGGGCGCGGTGGAGATCATCTTCCGCGGCAAGACACCCGAAGAGATCGCCGAGCGCACTGCCGAGTATGAAGCGCGCTTCGCCAATCCGTTCGTGGCGGCGAGCAAGGGCTTTGTCGACGAAGTGATCATGCCGCACTCGACCCGCCGCCGGATCGCGCTGGGGCTTCGCAAGCTTCGCAACAAGAAGCTCGAGAATCCGTGGAAGAAGCATGACAATATTCCGCTCTAG
- a CDS encoding XRE family transcriptional regulator: MSRRIFAGHLVRELRARIGLAQADMASRLRISVSYLSQIENGDRPITPAVLTALGEAFPTDWATIDPEEDTSLLIEGMDAASDPSVPDGALAQEAVRRGVKQQPLLVRRMVALHNAFRRSQDQLRVLDDRFEAGEVRLPWDEVRDWFHAERNYVDPIDREAERIAGELPEGPRGIELRLRDRHGVTVEAAGDRLRAYDPETRILRLDPSQAPETNLFSLAHQLARLEFADLIRDIAHRGIGSPAGRELLSAGLANYAASALVMPYGRFRTAAREVRHDIDRLRQRFGASFEQACHRLSTLQRPGAAGIPFFFCRVDMAGNITKRHSATRLQFARFGGACPLWVVHEAVAIPDRILVQLAETPDGVRYVSMAKGLVKPSGSYTRPPRRYAVALGCEESHAPDFIYADGLRTDGIATPIGTSCRICPRTDCDQRAFPPAGSEIRIDADARGAVPYGFR, encoded by the coding sequence ATGTCGCGCCGTATCTTCGCCGGTCACCTCGTCCGCGAGCTTCGCGCCCGCATCGGTCTTGCGCAAGCCGATATGGCGTCGCGCCTGCGCATCTCGGTCAGCTATCTCTCGCAGATCGAGAATGGCGACCGCCCGATCACGCCCGCGGTACTCACCGCGCTCGGCGAAGCCTTCCCCACCGACTGGGCGACAATCGATCCCGAGGAAGATACCTCGCTGCTGATCGAGGGCATGGACGCTGCCTCGGACCCCAGCGTCCCCGACGGCGCGCTCGCACAGGAAGCCGTCCGGCGCGGGGTCAAGCAACAGCCGCTGCTCGTCCGCCGCATGGTCGCGCTCCACAACGCCTTCCGCCGCTCGCAGGACCAGCTCCGCGTGCTCGACGACAGGTTCGAGGCCGGCGAAGTCCGCTTGCCCTGGGACGAGGTCCGCGACTGGTTCCATGCCGAGCGCAACTATGTCGATCCGATCGACCGCGAAGCCGAGCGCATCGCGGGCGAACTGCCCGAAGGGCCGCGCGGGATCGAGTTGCGGCTGCGCGACCGCCACGGCGTCACCGTCGAGGCCGCGGGCGACCGGCTTCGCGCCTATGATCCCGAAACCCGCATCCTCCGCCTCGATCCGTCGCAGGCGCCCGAGACGAACCTGTTCAGCCTTGCGCACCAGCTTGCGCGGCTCGAATTCGCCGACCTGATTCGCGACATCGCCCATCGCGGCATCGGCTCCCCGGCGGGCCGCGAGCTCCTCTCCGCCGGCCTCGCCAACTATGCCGCCAGCGCGCTCGTCATGCCCTATGGCCGCTTCCGGACCGCCGCGCGCGAAGTCCGCCACGACATCGATCGGCTGCGTCAGCGCTTCGGGGCCAGCTTCGAACAGGCCTGCCACCGCCTCTCCACCCTTCAGCGCCCCGGCGCGGCGGGCATCCCCTTCTTCTTCTGCCGGGTCGATATGGCGGGCAACATCACCAAGCGGCATTCCGCCACCCGCCTGCAATTCGCCCGTTTCGGCGGCGCTTGCCCGCTCTGGGTGGTGCATGAGGCGGTGGCGATCCCCGATCGTATCCTCGTCCAGCTCGCAGAGACGCCCGATGGCGTCCGCTACGTCTCGATGGCGAAGGGGCTGGTGAAACCCTCGGGCAGCTATACCCGCCCGCCCCGCCGCTACGCGGTGGCGCTGGGCTGCGAGGAAAGCCACGCGCCCGATTTCATCTACGCCGACGGTCTGCGCACCGATGGCATCGCCACGCCGATCGGCACGTCCTGCCGCATCTGCCCCCGCACCGATTGCGACCAGCGCGCGTTCCCGCCCGCCGGCAGCGAAATCCGCATCGATGCCGACGCGCGCGGCGCGGTGCCCTACGGCTTCCGCTAA
- a CDS encoding FAD-dependent oxidoreductase gives MSHYDVLIVGAGHAGAQAGIALRQNKFEGTVAMIGDEPELPYERPPLSKEYFSGEKAFERIQIRPAAFWEERKIEMLLGKRVVTVDPVAKTVTTNGGETIGYGSLIWATGGSPRELPCGGHHLTGIHTVRTRADADLMLSELDGVERVVVIGGGYIGLEAAAVLSKFGKHVTVLEALDRVLARVAGEPLSRFYEAEHRAHGVEVRLGVQVECIEGEDKVTGVRLANGEVVPADMVIVGIGIIPAVQPLIDAGATGGNGVTVDGQCRTSLPHIYAVGDCAHHSNRFADGAAIRLESVQNANDQATVAVKTILGLEAEYEAVPWFWSNQYDLKLQTVGLSIGYDDLVVRGDPATRSFSVIYLKGGRVIALDCVNMAKDYVQGRKLVVEGLSFDPAKLADASVPLKELAA, from the coding sequence ATGAGTCACTATGACGTTCTGATCGTAGGTGCGGGCCATGCGGGCGCGCAGGCCGGGATCGCGCTGCGCCAGAACAAGTTCGAAGGCACGGTGGCGATGATCGGCGACGAGCCGGAACTGCCGTACGAGCGGCCGCCGCTGTCGAAGGAATATTTCTCGGGCGAGAAGGCGTTCGAACGCATCCAGATCCGCCCCGCGGCCTTCTGGGAAGAGCGCAAGATCGAGATGCTGCTGGGCAAGCGCGTCGTGACCGTCGATCCGGTGGCGAAGACCGTGACGACCAATGGCGGCGAGACGATCGGATACGGATCGCTGATCTGGGCGACCGGGGGAAGCCCGCGCGAACTGCCGTGCGGCGGGCATCATCTGACCGGGATCCACACCGTGCGCACGCGGGCTGACGCCGATCTGATGCTGTCCGAACTGGATGGTGTCGAGCGCGTCGTGGTGATCGGCGGCGGCTATATCGGGCTGGAAGCGGCGGCGGTGCTGTCGAAGTTCGGCAAGCATGTGACCGTGCTCGAAGCGCTCGACCGCGTGCTGGCGCGCGTCGCGGGCGAGCCGCTGTCGCGCTTCTACGAAGCCGAACATCGCGCGCATGGCGTCGAAGTGCGACTGGGCGTGCAGGTCGAGTGCATCGAGGGCGAGGACAAGGTGACCGGCGTGCGGCTCGCGAATGGCGAAGTCGTTCCGGCCGACATGGTGATCGTGGGCATCGGCATCATCCCGGCGGTGCAGCCGCTGATCGATGCCGGTGCTACCGGCGGAAACGGCGTGACGGTGGACGGCCAGTGCCGCACCTCGCTGCCCCATATCTATGCCGTAGGCGATTGCGCGCATCATTCGAACCGCTTTGCCGATGGTGCCGCGATCCGGCTGGAATCGGTGCAGAACGCCAACGATCAGGCGACCGTCGCGGTGAAGACGATCCTGGGTCTGGAAGCCGAATATGAAGCGGTGCCGTGGTTCTGGTCGAACCAGTATGACCTCAAGCTCCAGACGGTGGGCCTGTCGATCGGCTATGACGATCTGGTGGTGCGCGGCGATCCGGCGACGCGCAGCTTCTCGGTGATCTACCTCAAGGGCGGGCGCGTGATCGCGCTCGACTGCGTCAACATGGCCAAGGACTATGTGCAGGGACGCAAGCTGGTGGTCGAGGGGCTGTCGTTCGATCCCGCCAAGCTGGCCGATGCGAGCGTGCCGCTGAAGGAACTGGCGGCGTAA
- a CDS encoding enoyl-CoA hydratase-related protein produces the protein MSEAPSVLFERDGEVAVIRLNRPDRLNAVTPEMLDRIAATIRRAADEGARSILVTGEGRAFCSGADLAAPRGESSRDLGDSLRNHYNPMTEAFAASPIPIVNAINGPAAGAGAAIALAGDIIVMAKSSYLLLAFANIGLVPDAGSTWLIAKAAGRAKVLEMALLGERLKAEEALEAGLATAVVEDDALFDAAMAYARRLAGMPTVSLGLIRKQVAAALTGTLSETLEIEAVHQRIASQTEDFREGVTAFLQKRKPEFKGK, from the coding sequence ATGAGCGAAGCGCCATCGGTGTTGTTCGAGAGGGATGGCGAGGTTGCCGTCATCCGGCTGAACCGTCCCGACCGGCTGAACGCTGTTACGCCCGAGATGCTCGACCGGATCGCCGCGACGATCCGCCGCGCCGCCGACGAAGGGGCGCGATCGATCCTGGTGACGGGCGAGGGGCGCGCATTCTGCTCGGGCGCCGATCTGGCCGCGCCGCGCGGCGAGAGCTCGCGCGATCTCGGCGACTCGCTGCGCAACCACTATAACCCGATGACCGAAGCCTTCGCCGCCTCGCCGATCCCGATCGTCAACGCGATCAATGGTCCTGCGGCCGGCGCGGGCGCGGCGATCGCGCTGGCGGGCGACATCATCGTGATGGCGAAGTCCTCGTATCTGCTGCTGGCCTTCGCCAATATCGGGCTGGTCCCCGATGCCGGATCGACCTGGCTGATCGCCAAGGCGGCGGGCCGCGCCAAGGTGCTGGAGATGGCGCTGCTGGGCGAGCGGCTGAAGGCCGAAGAAGCGCTGGAAGCGGGCCTCGCGACCGCCGTGGTCGAGGATGACGCGCTGTTCGACGCGGCGATGGCCTATGCCCGGCGGCTGGCGGGGATGCCCACCGTGTCGCTGGGGCTGATCCGCAAGCAGGTGGCCGCGGCGCTGACCGGCACGCTGAGCGAAACGCTGGAGATCGAGGCCGTGCACCAGCGGATCGCGTCGCAGACCGAGGATTTCCGCGAGGGCGTCACTGCCTTCCTTCAGAAGCGCAAGCCGGAGTTCAAAGGCAAATGA
- a CDS encoding FadR/GntR family transcriptional regulator: MKITGTKLYQKVAASIVEAIEAGRWAAGARLPGERDLAEEYEVSRPTIREAMIALEMRGWIEARHGSGLYVKRRDSEPERPEGVLEYDVGAFDLTEARILFEGEAIALAAVTIDDDQLADLEKILVEMEQDDEAAVMDADRRFHLAIAAATENAAIRGVVEYLWELRARSPLSANIFARAKREGVTPRVDEHRPMLDALRARDPEAARNAMRAHLRTVIDDLLEATEVEVMERARNELEVRRSNVSRRLGIGAA; encoded by the coding sequence ATGAAGATAACCGGCACCAAATTGTACCAGAAGGTTGCGGCGTCGATCGTCGAGGCGATCGAGGCGGGGCGCTGGGCGGCGGGTGCGCGCCTGCCCGGCGAGCGCGACCTGGCAGAGGAATATGAAGTCAGCCGCCCGACGATCCGCGAAGCGATGATCGCGCTGGAGATGCGCGGCTGGATCGAGGCGCGGCACGGCTCCGGCCTGTATGTGAAACGGCGCGATTCCGAGCCGGAGCGTCCGGAGGGGGTGCTGGAATATGATGTCGGTGCATTCGACCTGACCGAAGCGCGCATCCTGTTCGAAGGCGAGGCGATCGCGCTGGCGGCGGTGACGATCGACGACGACCAACTGGCAGATCTGGAAAAGATTCTGGTCGAGATGGAGCAGGACGACGAAGCGGCGGTGATGGATGCCGATCGCCGCTTTCACCTGGCGATCGCCGCGGCGACCGAGAATGCCGCGATCCGTGGCGTGGTGGAATATCTGTGGGAGTTGCGCGCCCGGTCGCCGCTGAGTGCGAACATCTTTGCGCGGGCGAAGCGCGAGGGGGTGACGCCGCGCGTGGACGAGCATCGGCCGATGCTGGATGCGCTGCGCGCGCGCGATCCCGAAGCGGCGCGCAACGCGATGCGCGCGCATCTGCGCACCGTGATCGACGACCTGCTGGAAGCGACCGAAGTCGAGGTCATGGAGCGGGCCCGCAACGAACTGGAAGTCCGCCGCAGCAACGTTTCGCGGCGGCTGGGGATCGGCGCGGCGTGA